A region of Capra hircus breed San Clemente chromosome 11, ASM170441v1, whole genome shotgun sequence DNA encodes the following proteins:
- the ANKRD23 gene encoding ankyrin repeat domain-containing protein 23 yields the protein MNFSIQQLVSGERVERTKLECGHGVPDPGGGLRSWRLGPQEAETRERQKLDEEKRRRLERFNSSRTNLENLADLEKLVQRRKEKRLKRRVPPKAPQPEVKPQPQAQQEPVGLEVFLKAAAENQEALIDKYLADGGDPNAHDKLHRTALHWACLKGHCELVNKLLEAGAAVDTRDLLDRTPVFWACRRGHLDILKQLLNRGAQVNARDKIWSTPLHVAVRTGHCDCLEHLIACGARIDAQDKEGDTALHEAVRHGRYRAMKLLLLYGAALGVRNAASVTPVQLARDWQRGIQEALQAHVRHTRTRC from the exons GTAAGTGGAGAGAGAGTTGAAAGGACGAAATTGGAATGTGGACATGGAGTTCCTGATCCCGGAGGGGGGCTTCGCAGCTGGAGGCTGGGGCCCCAGGAGGCCGAGACCCGGGAGAGGCAGAAACTGGACGAGGAAAAGAGGAGGAGA CTTGAAAGATTTAACAGTTCCAGAACTAACTTGGAAAACCTGGCTGATTTGGAAAAGTTGGTTCAAAGACGGAAAGAAAAGCGACTGAAACGCAGGGTCCCCCCCAAGGCACCCCAGCCTGAGGTCAAG CCGCAGCCACAGGCCCAGCAGGAACCCGTGGGCCTGGAGGTGTTCCTGAAGGCAGCTGCCGAGAACCAGGAGGCCCTGATTGACAAGTACCTGGCGGACGGAGGGGACCCCAATGCCCATGACAAG CTGCACCGCACGGCCTTGCACTGGGCCTGTCTGAAGGGTCACTGTGAGCTTGTGAACAAGCTGCTGGAGGCAGGTGCGGCCGTGGACACTCGGGACTTG CTGGACAGGACCCCAGTGTTCTGGGCCTGCCGCAGAGGGCACCTGGACATCCTCAAACAGCTGCTTAACCGGGGCGCCCAGGTCAACGCCCGAGACAAG ATCTGGAGTACACCCCTGCACGTGGCTGTGCGCACGGGACACTGTGACTGCCTGGAGCACCTCATCGCTTGCGGGGCCCGCATCGACGCGCAGGACAAG GAAGGCGACACGGCTCTGCACGAGGCAGTACGGCATGGGCGCTACAGAGcaatgaagctgctgctgctctaCGGGGCTGCGCTGGGCGTGCGCAATGCG GCTTCGGTGACCCCAGTGCAGCTGGCCCGGGACTGGCAGAGGGGCATTCAGGAAGCACTGCAGGCCCACGTCAGGCATACCCGGACCCGGTGCTGA